The sequence AGAATTTATGAATTCATAGTATTGGCAAGGGTGATTATTTCCTGGGTTCATGTCGACCCTTATAATCCTGTGGTAATGTGGATACATCGTCTCACAGAGCCTCTCCTGGATCCGATAAGGCGGCTTGTTCCTCCGGGAAGAACAGGACTGGATTTTTCGCCACTGATTCTGCTACTGCTTCTTGAACTGCTGGAGCGGTTTCTTTTGCGATCACTATATACATTTTAGTCGGGGAGCATCAGAATGCGTATCACTCCACTTGACATCAGAAAACAACCTTTCAGGCACGTATGGCGTGGATTTGATCCTGACGCGGTGAACAGCTTTCTGGAGATGGTGGCTTCGGAGTATGAAGCGATCATAAAGCAGAACGGAGAGTATGCCACTCAGAT comes from Fibrobacter sp. and encodes:
- a CDS encoding YggT family protein, which produces MAYWILLIFRIYEFIVLARVIISWVHVDPYNPVVMWIHRLTEPLLDPIRRLVPPGRTGLDFSPLILLLLLELLERFLLRSLYTF